A section of the Pithys albifrons albifrons isolate INPA30051 chromosome 4, PitAlb_v1, whole genome shotgun sequence genome encodes:
- the LOC139670922 gene encoding ATPase family AAA domain-containing protein 2-like, with protein sequence MPTHKMSKSKRAELHTFISNPPYQPTSFRPRFLIVEEPGSGQGSDLASAVIHTLEKFPTYTLDLSNLFVSSTSQEETCSQLIREAQRTVPSIIYIPQIPLWWEAVGPTLKAGITGLLNHIPAFAPVLLLATSDVQHEDLPEGIKALFSNNYEEVFKIPPPTCAERRGFFEDLIMKQAAEPPASKPNTGSRVPCVSHARCSQVDEQPQVCYSKAMKIRSRGVFVDFSELKELLDSIVMATENASISSMAKLYSVLSRCNYQHRDDADKTELVMNTMNWKRPTGIIKSNSWPCTEPTPGVTACA encoded by the exons ATGCCAACTCATAAAATGTCTAAAAGCAAAAGGGCAGAATTACACACTTTTATCAG TAATCCTCCTTACCAGCCAACATCTTTCAGGCCACGGTTCTTAATAGTTGAAGAGCCAGGATCGGGGCAAGGTTCTGATTTGGCATCTGCAGTAATACATACCCTGGAAAAGTTTCCAACTTATACGCTAGACCTCTCAAACTTGTTTGTTAGCAGCACATCACAGGAAGAAACGTGTTCACAG CTGATACGAGAAGCTCAAAGAACAGTACCAAGTATCATTTATATCCCACAAATCCCTTTGTGGTGGGAGGCGGTTGGACCTACTCTGAAAGCTGGTATTACAGGACTGCTGAATCACATTCCAGCATTTGCTCCAGTTTTGCTCCTTGCAACATCTGATGTGCAACATGAAGATCTCCCAGAAGGG ATAAAAGCTTTGTTTAGTAATAATTATGAAGAAGTTTTCAAAATTCCCCCACCTACCTGTGCTGAAAGAAGAGGGTTTTTTGAGGATTTGATAATGAAGCAAGCTGCTGAACCTCCTGCATCAAAACCCAATACAG GTTCACGGGTACCCTGTGTGTCTCATGCAAGATGCTCTCAGGTGGATGAACAACCACAAGTATGTTACAGCAAAGCAATGAAAATTCGCTCACGAGGAGTGTTTGTGGATTTCTCTGAGCTCAAA GAACTGTTGGATTCTATCGTCATGGCAACTGAGAATGCCAGTATATCAAGCATGGCAAAACTATATTCTGTCCTTAGCCGGTGCAATTACCAACATCGAGATGATGCCGACAAAACTGAATTAGTGATG AATACGATGaattggaagagacccacagggatcatcaagtccaactcctggccctgcacagaaccaacCCCAGGAGTCACagcatgtgcctga